In one window of Tumebacillus algifaecis DNA:
- a CDS encoding NUDIX domain-containing protein — protein MRYEFAGSYPGQQVRLSFEATDFLDAGYVLVFAFYEGKLLMTRHQTRGWELPGGTREAGEWPLQTAIREVYEETGAEVCAIEPLGQYVIEAEGMGPLVKTIYVAKVERMHSLPDGFETEEVRHFANPPSSEVVKAGAEYSLILKDDVYLHALERVREHRFAAR, from the coding sequence GTGAGGTATGAATTTGCCGGGTCCTATCCCGGTCAGCAGGTGCGGCTGAGCTTTGAGGCAACCGACTTTCTCGACGCGGGATATGTGTTGGTATTTGCTTTTTATGAAGGGAAACTGCTGATGACCCGCCATCAAACTAGAGGCTGGGAACTGCCAGGCGGCACTCGGGAAGCTGGCGAGTGGCCTCTGCAGACGGCGATCCGTGAAGTGTATGAGGAAACGGGCGCCGAAGTCTGTGCGATCGAACCGCTCGGGCAGTATGTCATCGAGGCGGAAGGAATGGGCCCGCTGGTGAAGACGATCTACGTCGCGAAGGTTGAGCGGATGCATTCGCTACCGGACGGCTTTGAGACCGAAGAGGTGCGTCATTTTGCGAACCCGCCTTCCTCAGAAGTGGTGAAAGCAGGGGCGGAGTATAGTTTGATTTTGAAGGATGATGTGTATCTGCATGCGCTGGAGCGAGTGCGTGAACATCGCTTCGCTGCGAGGTGA
- a CDS encoding NAD(P)/FAD-dependent oxidoreductase: MNRQPDVVILGGGPAGMTAALWCKRLGLSHLLLEAREELGGQLSAIQNEVFDYPGVQAKSGAEVQALFAAHVEAMGCMVQRGVQVQKVDIAGRSLSVRDAAGGEEQISFRGLIAATGAGDRRLGVPGELEMIERGEVYSATRDRGRFAGKKVAIVGGGDRALEGALLLAEQGADVLLIHRSEHFRAREEFLHPVLAHPKIERLTNASVERIFGAGAVQGVDVRMAGDTVRRLAVDGLFVRIGVEPNSHLLRGQVETEMDGYIRTDATGQTSAAGIFAVGDVCTRPLYSSIASAVGQAMIAAKQVSLLVMQKGEQR, from the coding sequence GTGAACAGACAACCTGATGTGGTGATTCTCGGCGGCGGTCCTGCGGGCATGACCGCCGCTCTTTGGTGCAAGCGGCTCGGACTGTCCCACCTTCTGTTGGAGGCGCGAGAAGAGCTGGGCGGACAGCTGTCTGCCATTCAAAACGAGGTGTTCGATTATCCCGGCGTGCAAGCGAAGAGCGGGGCGGAAGTGCAGGCTTTGTTCGCCGCGCATGTAGAGGCGATGGGCTGTATGGTGCAACGCGGCGTGCAGGTTCAGAAAGTCGATATTGCGGGTCGTTCTCTGTCGGTGCGCGATGCGGCGGGCGGTGAGGAGCAGATCTCCTTTCGCGGGCTGATCGCAGCGACAGGAGCGGGTGATCGCAGGCTGGGTGTGCCTGGTGAGCTGGAGATGATCGAGCGGGGCGAAGTCTATTCGGCGACGCGTGATCGTGGTCGATTTGCTGGAAAAAAGGTGGCCATTGTTGGCGGCGGAGATCGCGCGCTGGAAGGTGCGCTGTTGTTGGCCGAACAAGGGGCCGATGTGCTGTTGATCCACCGCTCTGAGCACTTTCGAGCACGGGAGGAATTTTTGCATCCGGTGCTTGCTCATCCGAAGATCGAACGCTTGACCAATGCGAGTGTGGAACGGATTTTCGGAGCGGGAGCGGTGCAGGGGGTGGATGTGCGCATGGCGGGCGATACGGTGCGGCGGCTGGCAGTTGACGGCCTGTTTGTGCGAATCGGGGTGGAGCCCAACTCACATCTGCTGCGCGGCCAGGTCGAGACCGAAATGGACGGCTACATACGGACCGATGCGACCGGACAGACGAGCGCAGCGGGCATTTTCGCGGTGGGCGATGTGTGTACGCGCCCACTGTATTCGAGCATCGCATCTGCGGTCGGGCAGGCGATGATCGCAGCGAAGCAAGTGTCTTTGTTGGTCATGCAAAAGGGGGAACAGCGGTGA